In Salminus brasiliensis chromosome 24, fSalBra1.hap2, whole genome shotgun sequence, one genomic interval encodes:
- the ddx21 gene encoding nucleolar RNA helicase 2, with product MPSVTLPGGDDDIALNSTDAGMESIKETKKKKDKTKKKAMAALDNSEECDPPAPKKIKKEKKNTAVGSSDLNGNIKEEPLKNSHSSDELVNSDSDQSSEKKKKKKKKKLVQDEETEVSEAPAENVSTAKSPKSQAKLNGHSTDATPAQSSEDSSSDSEKETETPEQKEGAFSNFKISQKTIQLLQARGVTYLFDIQVKTFNPVYDGKDVIGQARTGTGKTFSFAIPLVEKLQSGPEDKKRGRAPKVLVLTPTRELAIQVAKDFRDVTKTLSVSCFYGGSSYNPQVEAIRSGIDILVGTPGRIKDNLQNNKLDLSQLKHVVLDEVDQMLDMGFAEQVEEILSASYKKDAETNPQTLLFSATCPPWVYDVAKKYMRPQFVHVDLIGKKTQKAATTVEHLAIACHWSQRAAVLGDVVQVYSGSHGRSIVFCETKKEAHELSMNPSIKQNAQSLHGDIPQKQRETTLKGFRNGTFEVLVATNVAARGLDIPEVDLVVQCSPPKDVESYIHRSGRTGRAGRTGICICFYQRKEEEQLRYVEKKAGITFKRVGVPTANDIVKSSSKDAVRYLDSVPAAAIEYFRAAAERLIEERGPVEALAAALAHISGATSLEQRSLLNSDAGFTTLVLNCSLEMHNIGYAWRALKEQLGDEIDDQIKRMTFLKGQMGVCFDVPADKVKEIQDKWQDGRRWQLIIATELPELKEQQQRNHGERSFGGFGGRGGGRGRGGFQGDRRSFGGNRRGGGGGGRGGGGRGRGGGGRGSGGRGGGQKRSFSQAFDY from the exons ATGCCATCAGTAACCCTCCCCGGCGGTGACGACGACATCGCCCTCAACAGCACGGACGCGGGAATGGAGAGCATCAAAGAAACCAAG AAAAAGAAGGATAAGACCAAGAAAAAGGCGATGGCTGCGTTAGACAACAGCGAGGAGTGTGATCCTCCAGCTCCCAAAAAGATtaagaaggaaaagaagaacACAGCCGTTGGATCTTCGGATCTTAATGGAAACATAAAGGAAGAACCACTTAAAAACTCTCATTCCAGTGATGAGCTCGTCAACTCTGACAGCGACCAATCCAGCGAG aagaagaagaaaaagaagaagaagaaactgGTTCAGGACGAGGAAACCGAGGTCAGTGAAGCACCAGCGGAAAACGTCTCGACTGCGAAATCACCGAAGTCTCAGGCGAAGCTTAACGGACATTCCACAGACGCTACTCCGGCACAGTCCAGCGAGGACTCCAGCAGCGACAGTGAAAAGGAGACG GAGACTCCAGAGCAGAAAGAAGGTGCCTTCTCAAACTTCAAAATCTCACAGAAGACCATCCAGCTGCTTCAGG caCGTGGAGTTACATATCTGTTTGACATCCAAGTGAAGACCTTCAACCCTGTGTACGATGGGAAGGACGTGATTGGCCAAGCCCGAACTGGCACAGGAAAGACGTTTTCTTTCGCCATCCCTCTGGTGGAGAAACTCCAGTCCGGACCTGAGGacaagaagagagggagagcccCGAag GTGCTGGTTCTCACTCCTACCCGAGAGCTGGCGATTCAGGTTGCCAAAGACTTCAGGGATGTCACCaaaactctctctgtctcctgttTCTATGGCGGGAGCTCCTACAACCCTCAAG TGGAGGCGATTCGCAGTGGCATCGACATTCTGGTGGGCACCCCTGGCAGAATTAAAGACAATCTCCAGAACAACAAACTGGATCTATCCCAGCTGAAACACGTGGTTCTGGACGAAGTGGACCAAATGCTGGACATGGGCTTTGCTGAACAAGTGGAGGAGATCCTTTCTGCTTCTTACAAGAAAG ATGCTGAAACCAACCCGCAGACTCTGCTGTTCTCGGCTACCTGTCCTCCCTGGGTTTACGACGTGGCTAAGAAGTACATGCGACCTCAGTTCGTCCACGTGGACCTGATTGGCAAGAAGACCCAAAAGGCAGCCACCACAGTCGAG CACCTGGCCATAGCCTGCCACTGGTCTCAGAGGGCAGCTGTCCTCGGCGACGTAGTTCAAGTCTACAGCGGCAGCCACGGCCGCTCCATCGTGTTCTGCGAGACCAAGAAGGAAGCCCACGAGCTCTCCATGAACCCCTCCATCAAACAG AATGCCCAGTCCTTGCATGGAGACATCcctcagaaacagagagagacgaCTCTGAAAGGCTTCAGGAATGGCACCTTTGAGGTCCTGGTGGCCACCAACGTGGCGGCTCGAGGCCTGGACATCCCAGAGGTTGACCTGGTTGTGCAGTGTTCTCCTCCTAAG GACGTTGAGTCATATATTCACCGCTCTGGGAGAACTGGCAGAGCTGGAAGAACTGGCATCTGCATCTGTTTCTACCAGCGGAAAGAAGAGGAACAGCTCAGATACGTGGAGAAGAAGGCC GGCATTACGTTCAAGCGTGTTGGCGTCCCGACTGCTAACGACATCGTCAAATCCTCCAGTAAAGATGCCGTCAG GTATCTGGATTCTGTACCAGCAGCAGCCATCGAGTATTTCCGTGCAGCGGCTGAGAGGCTGATCGAAGAGCGAGGCCCCGTGGAGGCGTTGGCAGCCGCTCTGGCCCACATATCGGGAGCCACGAGCCTGGAGCAGAGGTCCCTTCTGAATTCTGACGCT GGCTTTACCACCTTAGTGCTCAACTGCTCTCTCGAGATGCACAACATCGGCTATGCCTGGCGAGCCCTGAAGGAGCAACTTGGGGATGAGATAGATGACCAGATCAAACGGATGACGTTCCTCAAGGGTCAGATG GGGGTGTGTTTTGACGTCCCAGCTGACAAGGTGAAAGAAATCCAG GACAAATGGCAGGATGGACGCCGCTGGCAGCTGATCATCGCCACCGAACTCCCAGAGCtgaaggagcagcagcagcgaaaTCATGGCGAGCGGTCGTTTGGTGGATTTGGTGGCAGGGGTGGTGGAAGAGGCCGTGGCGGATTCCAGGGTGACCGAAGGAGCTTCGGTGGTAACAGGAGAGGAGGTGGCGGAGGAGGCAGAGGTGGTGGAGGaagaggcagaggaggtggaggacgAGGCAGTGGAGGAAGAGGTGGCGGTCAAAAGCGAAGCTTCAGCCAAGCTTTCGACTATTAA
- the LOC140546685 gene encoding uncharacterized protein has protein sequence MFPPIQPADESTARFNHGFTLLRELNSQRGMGQFCDCVLQLHTHPGRLFLAHKSVLAAFSPVLASLLPHHGSLVDLNLPHLTPETLDILLDYIYTGTLPPQSQEEPVLAAAIHLQMEQLQQALRCRRTALAETVQDELSRKRRFVERQSLDEASLASPSYYPYGPDQPSSSSPSCEVVPVICRVGTSGNNGSKFPLQARCRTRDMESTGKVSDTSKPSEEPSRYGHSQPSHRLDSNSVLDWLFEPAQSEQDKPLVGLLESSLDDLPGVVGEQVDSRFRSSFDSGELQSTLPDDVSQTMTVLRSKADGGKDRWTHSAHSVSKDLSPETECSPDSIHASRCVSGEDSVQSTNPFDSGAGEHLAEIFGGKNSYATGGNLLGDTSRPDGQAPLCLDSSSIPDTNEPTRERRTSGPDARHEIAQRYPRHTEPDAIEGEPQRTDFAESYEFTQTRTYRGHLHYQCLLEHCHSKLDSSDSDSDRGYPVSNTEANESSTDITELSLPTRRPSRSPGEHSVTHPFQCSMCERAFSQRGSLNRHMRSHLGVRPYSCPQCSMTFSRQYRVTEHMRVHQRSCEGPAEGHLRTASTGMDV, from the exons ATGTTTCCCCCCATACAGCCAGCAGACGAGTCCACGGCCCGCTTCAACCATGGCTTCACTTTACTGAGGGAGCTGAACTCGCAGAGAGGAATGGGCCAGTTCTGTGACTGCGTCCTCCAGCTCCACACCCACCCGGGGAGGCTCTTCCTGGCCCATAAAAGTGTCCTGGCTGCGTTCAGCCCTGTGCTCGCATCTCTCCTCCCGCACCACGGCTCACTCGTGGACTTAAACCTCCCGCACCTCACTCCGGAAACGCTGGACATCCTCCTGGACTACATCTACACAGGTACACTGCCCCCACAGAGCCAAGAGGAGCCCGTGCTCGCCGCTGCCATCCACCTGCAGATGGAGCAGCTGCAGCAGGCGCTTCGGTGTAGGAGGACAGCATTGGCCGAGACAG TTCAGGATGAACTCAGCCGGAAGAGGAGATTTGTAGAGAGACAGTCTCTAGATGAGGCCTCTCTAGCCTCTCCATCCTATTACCCATACGGCCCAGACCAACCCTCGTCCTCCTCTCCCAGCTGTGAGGTTGTTCCAGTCATATGCCGCGTCGGGACGTCGGGAAACAACGGAAGCAAATTCCCACTACAAGCCCGCTGTCGGACAAGGGACATGGAGAGCACTGGAAAGGTCTCGGACACCAGCAAACCCTCCGAAGAGCCTTCTCGTTATGGTCACTCTCAACCTTCTCACAGACTAGATAGCAATTCTGTGCTGGACTGGTTATTTGAGCCTGCACAGTCCGAACAGGACAAGCCTCTGGTCGGCTTGTTGGAGAGTTCTCTGGACGACCTTCCGGGGGTTGTTGGTGAGCAGGTCGACAGCCGGTTCCGGAGCTCCTTCGACAGTGGAGAACTTCAATCCACACTGCCGGACGATGTCTCTCAGACTATGACGGTTCTACGCTCAAAAGCAGATGGAGGTAAAGATCGGTGGACTCATAGTGCTCATAGCGTCAGCAAAGATCTGTCTCCTGAAACCGAATGCAGTCCAGACAGCATCCATGCCAGCAGGTGTGTTTCAGGTGAAGACAGTGTCCAGTCCACTAATCCCTTTGATTCGGGTGCAGGCGAACACCTTGCGGAAATCTTCGGTGGGAAGAATTCATACGCAACCGGTGGCAACCTTCTTGGAGATACATCTCGCCCTGATGGTCAAGCCCCGCTGTGTTTGGACAGTTCCAGCATTCCTGACACAAATGAACCAACACGTGAGAGAAGAACCTCAGGTCCAGATGCACGGCATGAAATCGCTCAGCGTTATCCACGACATACTGAACCAGATGCCATCGAGGGAGAACCTCAAAGGACAGATTTTGCTGAAAGCTACGAATTCACCCAAACCAGAACCTATCGGGGACACTTGCACTACCAGTGCCTCCTGGAGCATTGCCACTCTAAGTTAGATTCAAGTGACTCAGACAGTGACCGAGGGTACCCGGTCTCCAACACTGAGGCGAATGAGAGTTCCACAGACATCACAGAGCTGTCACTCCCAACCAGACGACCATCCAGATCTCCTGGGGAACACTCAGTGACCCATCCATTCCAGTGCTCCATGTGCGAACGAGCCTTCAGCCAGCGGGGTTCTCTCAACAGACACATGCGATCCCACCTGGGCGTGCGACCCTACTCCTGTCCCCAGTGCTCAATGACCTTTTCCAGGCAGTACCGGGTTACGGAGCACATGCGTGTGCACCAGAGAAGCTGTGAAGGACCAGCAGAGGGCCATCTGAGGACTGCATCTACGGGGATGGATGTTTAA